The proteins below come from a single Miscanthus floridulus cultivar M001 chromosome 1, ASM1932011v1, whole genome shotgun sequence genomic window:
- the LOC136459873 gene encoding LOW QUALITY PROTEIN: protein argonaute 16-like (The sequence of the model RefSeq protein was modified relative to this genomic sequence to represent the inferred CDS: substituted 2 bases at 2 genomic stop codons), translating into MEEDDGGDLDFLLPPRIIVGPDENGLKKVIEYRFDNNGNKASVTYDIFLYLYCSAVHYSLGVHITFVRMNSLGLTSLCVKCITSIHIVFPDGVSESQFNQVLNIELNQILKAYXSMGXGDLPKFTVIIAQKNHHRKLFQADSLDNVPPGTVVDSGNVHRRQYDFYMCALAGPIISSPSIGTSRPTHYHVLLDEIGSSADNLQKLVFSLSYVYQRSTTTIFVVAPICYAHLAAAQMGHTYQQFMKFKEFADTSSGSGVNLSSSVAILELSRLHADVCSSMFFC; encoded by the exons ATGGAGGAGGACGATGGCGGTGACCTCGACTTCCTCCTCCCTCCCCGCATCATTGTCGGACCCGACGAGAACGGCCTCAAGAAGGTCATTGAGTACCGCTTTGACAACAATGGCAACAAG GCCTCCGTCACCTATGACATCTTCCTCTACCTCTACTGCTCTGCTGTCCACTACAGCCTTGGAGTCCACATCACCTTCGTCAG GATGAATAGTCTAGGATTGACTTCACTTTGTGTGAAATGCATCACAAGTATCCATATTGTTTTTCCA GATGGTGTGAGTGAGTCTCAATTTAACCAAGTATTGAACATTGAGCTTAATCAAATCTTAAAG GCTTATTAGAGTATGGGATAGGGGGATCTTCCAAAGTTCACAGTGATCATTGCTCAAAAGAATCACCACAGAAAACTCTTCCAAGCTGATTCGCTAGACAATGTTCCACCTG GGACTGTCGTAGACTCTGGTAATGTTCATCGAAGGCAGTATGATTTTTACATGTGTGCTCTTGCTGGACCAATTATAAGTTCTCCTAGCATA GGtacctcaagacccacccactaCCATGTGTTGCTCGATGAGATTGGCTCCTCGGCAGATAATCTCCAGAAGCTAGTTTTTTCACTTTCATATGT GTATCAGAGGAGCACCACTACAATTTTTGTTG TGGCACCTATCTGTTATGCGCACCTAGCAGCAGCTCAGATGGGGCA tacctatcagCAGTTCATGAAATTCAAAGAGTTCGCTGATACCTCATCAGGAAGTGGGGTCAATTTGTCATCATCAGTAGCAATCCTAGAATTGTCACGGCTTCATGCTGATGTGTGCAGTTCCATGTTCTTCTGTTGA